In Gammaproteobacteria bacterium, the following are encoded in one genomic region:
- a CDS encoding RHS repeat-associated core domain-containing protein, whose product MLGSTQVLTDTSGQAKTTYQYSAYGDTDAQGESNKNTAQYTGRDNDNTGLYYYRARYYAPELKRFISSDPIGLRGGLNTYAYVGGDPVSYTDPDGKNPILLIGGILWAAKGGYDAAHNYETQKCLDKKEQEQSEQDTPGQNAMNNGANTANNGVSNVGPVVIKIVAGIAVAGATGNVIGAVGGIAGAAGGAIYHQATHARSPNCECK is encoded by the coding sequence ATGCTCGGTTCAACCCAAGTGCTGACCGACACCAGCGGCCAAGCCAAAACGACTTATCAATACAGCGCGTATGGTGACACCGACGCACAAGGTGAAAGCAACAAAAACACCGCGCAATACACCGGCCGTGACAACGACAACACCGGTTTGTACTATTACCGCGCGCGTTATTACGCACCGGAACTCAAACGCTTTATCAGCAGTGATCCGATTGGGTTAAGGGGCGGGTTGAATACTTATGCGTATGTGGGCGGGGATCCGGTTAGTTACACTGATCCGGATGGTAAAAATCCCATATTACTTATTGGCGGGATACTGTGGGCTGCAAAAGGGGGGTATGACGCTGCCCATAACTACGAAACACAAAAATGTTTAGATAAAAAAGAACAAGAACAAAGTGAGCAAGATACTCCTGGTCAAAATGCCATGAATAACGGTGCTAATACCGCAAATAATGGTGTATCTAATGTTGGGCCTGTTGTTATAAAAATTGTCGCAGGTATAGCCGTGGCTGGTGCGACTGGCAATGTTATTGGAGCAGTCGGTGGCATTGCTGGTGCAGCGGGAGGAGCGATATATCATCAAGCAACTCATGCTCGATCACCTAATTGCGAATGTAAATAA